DNA sequence from the Acidimicrobiia bacterium genome:
CACCGACGGCCGAGATGTGATGTGAGTAGGTTCCGTCGTCTCCCGCCTGGACGAGGCCAAGGTCGGCGAATCCGTCTTCGACGAACCGACGCGCCATGCGTCCGCCTTCGGTACCGGTGGCGCGGCCTTCCATGGCATCGGAAGCCAGATGTTCTACCTGTTGGGCCATGATGGCGGCCCGCTTGTGCATGTCAGGCATCGGTACCCCCCCAGAGTCACCCGTAGCGACAACCATACGCTTAAACTGCGCGCAGTGGCGGGTCGACGGGGTCAATAAATGTCGTACAAGCGGATGCCTCCCGATAAGTGAAGTCTTAGGATGCTGGACATGGCCGACCGCCTTCGAGCTTTATGGGATTTCGGCGATCTCACCGCCACCGAGCAGCACTTGCGCGACCAGCTCGACCTAGAGTCCTCTGATGACGGCCGCGCTGAGGTGCTCAGTCAGCTCGCACGAATTGAGGGACTGCGCGATGATTTTGAGCGTGGAGAAGCGCTTATTGTCGAAGCCGAGGCTTCGGGCAGCAGCGGCGCGGCGCGGAGTCGCATTGACCTCGAACGGGGGCGCCTACTCCGATCAGGCGGACGGCCAGAAGCTGCGCTGCCGCTGTTCGAGTCAGCCTTCGCCGCGGCCGTGGACGCCGGCCAGTATTTCATCGCGGTGGATGCCGCTCATATGGCGGCGCTGGCCGCACCGGACCACGACGGCTTCATGGCATGGACCCAGCGGGGAGTCGAACTGGCCGACAGCCACGCCGAAGCTCACTACTGGCTGGGGCCGTTGCTCAACAACCTTGGCTGGCAGTTATTCGATACGGGAGATCTGGACGCGGCCCTGGGCGCCTTCGAACGGGCTCTCGACGTTCGTCTCGCCGAACCCGACAACCGGCTGGAGATCGAGGTAGCTCGTTATGCCGTTGGCAAAACGCTCCGGGCGCTCGGACGGGCCAGCGAAGCAATCCCGATTCTTGAGACCGCAGTCGCCTGGGCAGTCGACTCGGGAGCGCCCGATGGCTGGTTCCATGAAGAACTCGCCGAAGAGTACGCGGCAGTCGGGCGCGATATTGAGGCCGGTCAGCAAGCGCGGTTGGCGTTGCCGCTCCTCACTGATGTCGACCTGTTCTTCAGGGGAGACGCCGAGCGGGTGGCCCGCCTCAGCACTCTGGCAGATGGCACAGCCACTCCTGGCTAGACCCAGTTGGTTCGGGCTAGGGGCGGCTGATCGACAGCACGAGGATGACGGATGCCTCGATATTGATGGAGCCAGACACGAATGCTTGGTCGGCGCTCTCCGCCATAAGCTTGCGACCCGCCATCGGTATCGGGCCACCTGACCCAACTTCTTCGATGGAAACGACGTCGCCAGGTGATACTCCGGCCGCTCCTGCGAACACCGCAGCCTTCTGCAAGGCGTCGGTAACGGCTGCCCGCTGGGCGGCTGCTTGCAGTTCGGCCCGACGGGTGGTGTCGAACACGAGTGACTGGACGGCGTTGGCGCCTGCGTCGATGGCCGAGGTGATGATGCCGTCGGTGGCGTTGATGTCTTTGATCACGACCGTGACGTCGGCTGACGCCTCGTGACCGGTCAGGGCGTTCCTGCCGTTGGAGTAGTCGTAGACGGCGTTCAAGCGGAGACGGGATACTTCAATGGCGTCTTCGGCGATCCCGGTTGCTTGCAGCGCCGCCCTGACGGAACCGACTGCGTCCCGGGTCTCCTGGAATGCTCCGGCTGGTTGGACGGCAACTCGCGAAACGGCGAGTTGTAGCTCGGCCCGGTCGGGTTCGACGTCAACACGCCCCTGTCCATGGACCGTGATGCCTGTGGGTTCCTGGTTGGTTGTCATTGGGCGAGTATCGCACGAAGCGAGGCCTGGTTCTCGCAAATGGGGTGGCCTTGTCGTTCAATGAGAGAGGCAAAAGGAAACCGTCCAAGGTCCCTACCGGTTGGGGGGTCGGAAACCCAGACTGGGCATATGGTGCAGCGACCGACCTGGTTGGAACGCGTGAATGGCGACCCGTTGCCGTGGTTGCTCGACGAGTCGGACCCTGGAGTTCGTGCTGCCACCCTGATGAGGTTGATGGGGAGGCCGCCGTCGGATCCAGAGGTCATCGACCTGCGCAAAGAAGCCATGGCGAAGGATCCGATCCGATCGATCCTGGCCGCCCAGGATGAGGCGGGCTGGTGGGTTAAGCCGGGCCCGGGATATGGCCCGAAGTACCAGGGAACCGTTTGGAATCTCATCTTCCTCGATCAGCTCGGAGCCGATCCCGACAACGAGCGGGTTCAGAAGGCTGTCGACTACATCCTTCGCATGTGCCCCACTCTTACGGGCGGGTTCGGCGGCTCGGGGTCGCATATAGAACGTATCCCACCCCCATCGGCATTCATTCATTGTCTCAACGGCAATCTGCTCAGGGCCGCCATCGACTTCGGGCGGCTAGACCATCCGGCGGTGAAGGCGGCAACAGAGTGGGCCGCCCGCACCATCACTGGTGAGGGCGTCGACCGTTGGTACAAATCCGGTACAAGTGGCCCCGGGTTCGAGTGTGCAGCCAACGAACGTAACCCATGCGCCTGGGGTGCCATCAAGGAGATGAAGGCTCTTGCCGCCATCCCACCCCGGCGCCGCACCCGGCTGGTCCGCCAGGCGATCGAAGTAGGCGCTGAATTCCTACTGGCAAGAGATCCGGCGGTAGCGGACTATCCGATGGGCTATGGAAACGTCAAACCGTCGGGCACCTGGTTCAAGTTGGGGTTTCCGTCCGGGTACATATGTGACGTGCTGGAGATCCTCGAAGTGCTCGATGAACTGGGCCGGGGTTCCGATCGTCGCTTGGACAACGCCAAAGAATGGTTGTTGACCCAGCAGGACGACCTGGGCCGGTGGCGCAATCGGCGTGCGTACAAGGGCAAGACGACCGTGGAAATCGACCGACAAGCCCTACCGTCGAAGTGGGTCACGCTGCGGGCCTACTCCGTCCTGGTTGGTGGCAGGAAACTCGTTCCTGCGTAGCCGGCGGGACCCCGATCAGACTCCGAAGGTTTGGCGGACCGCAAGCGCCTGGCGCAGGTCGTGAGTCGCATCAATCAGGGAGCGCCGCAGACTCGCGTCCAGGATCTCATTGTCAAGGAGACGGTCGGCAGCTGCCAGAGTCGAGGGGGCGATGGCGAGTCTCGGAAAGAACACCGCGGCCGTTCTAGCCAGAGTCCAACCTGAACGGACCTCGACGGTCCTGGCCACCTCGGCGAAATACCGCTCCACGAACGGGCCGGTTAGGGTCTCCTGGCCGCGTTGCCACATGCCGAGGCCGGCTGCTTCGAGTTCATAATTGGAGGAGTCCACTGCTCCGGTAAAGCGTTCCCATGCATAGGACTTGGCTTGGGCATCCGGCAGTGAGGCCAGTGCTCTCGCGTGATTGACGCTCGACTGTGTCGTGGTCTCTTCTTCGAGCCTTCGTCGCAATTCGGAGCGGTCGATCTCCCCAAGCTCAGACAGCCGGATGAGGATTCTCCAACGCAGATCCAGGTCGAGAACGAGTCCATCGGGCAGACCTCCATCCTGAAGCCAGCCGCGAAGCTGATCGGTACTCGCGCTTGAAGCGATTGTGACGCGCATGGCGGCGAGTTGAACACCCGAGCCGGGTAACGCCGAATCGAGTCGCAGTTGACCTGCGCTATG
Encoded proteins:
- a CDS encoding tetratricopeptide repeat protein, coding for MADRLRALWDFGDLTATEQHLRDQLDLESSDDGRAEVLSQLARIEGLRDDFERGEALIVEAEASGSSGAARSRIDLERGRLLRSGGRPEAALPLFESAFAAAVDAGQYFIAVDAAHMAALAAPDHDGFMAWTQRGVELADSHAEAHYWLGPLLNNLGWQLFDTGDLDAALGAFERALDVRLAEPDNRLEIEVARYAVGKTLRALGRASEAIPILETAVAWAVDSGAPDGWFHEELAEEYAAVGRDIEAGQQARLALPLLTDVDLFFRGDAERVARLSTLADGTATPG
- a CDS encoding SIMPL domain-containing protein (The SIMPL domain is named for its presence in mouse protein SIMPL (signalling molecule that associates with mouse pelle-like kinase). Bacterial member BP26, from Brucella, was shown to assemble into a channel-like structure, while YggE from E. coli has been associated with resistance to oxidative stress.) is translated as MTTNQEPTGITVHGQGRVDVEPDRAELQLAVSRVAVQPAGAFQETRDAVGSVRAALQATGIAEDAIEVSRLRLNAVYDYSNGRNALTGHEASADVTVVIKDINATDGIITSAIDAGANAVQSLVFDTTRRAELQAAAQRAAVTDALQKAAVFAGAAGVSPGDVVSIEEVGSGGPIPMAGRKLMAESADQAFVSGSINIEASVILVLSISRP
- a CDS encoding nitrogen fixation protein NifH, encoding MVQRPTWLERVNGDPLPWLLDESDPGVRAATLMRLMGRPPSDPEVIDLRKEAMAKDPIRSILAAQDEAGWWVKPGPGYGPKYQGTVWNLIFLDQLGADPDNERVQKAVDYILRMCPTLTGGFGGSGSHIERIPPPSAFIHCLNGNLLRAAIDFGRLDHPAVKAATEWAARTITGEGVDRWYKSGTSGPGFECAANERNPCAWGAIKEMKALAAIPPRRRTRLVRQAIEVGAEFLLARDPAVADYPMGYGNVKPSGTWFKLGFPSGYICDVLEILEVLDELGRGSDRRLDNAKEWLLTQQDDLGRWRNRRAYKGKTTVEIDRQALPSKWVTLRAYSVLVGGRKLVPA